The following are encoded together in the Tatumella ptyseos genome:
- the fliE gene encoding flagellar hook-basal body complex protein FliE translates to MSIDPTFSLFSAGIQGGEGGTPLPTPALPINRPTESFQSVLADAIGQVNQLQLKASEQQQAINAGQSDDLAGAMVASQQANISFSALLQVRNKLTSALDDVLNTPL, encoded by the coding sequence ATGAGTATTGACCCGACTTTTTCACTTTTTTCAGCCGGAATACAAGGTGGGGAGGGTGGGACACCGCTGCCCACTCCTGCGCTACCGATCAATCGCCCAACAGAAAGTTTTCAGTCGGTGCTGGCTGACGCCATTGGGCAAGTAAATCAACTTCAGCTCAAGGCGAGTGAGCAACAGCAAGCGATCAACGCTGGACAAAGCGACGATCTGGCGGGGGCAATGGTGGCCAGTCAACAAGCGAACATCAGCTTTAGTGCATTGCTGCAAGTGCGTAATAAGCTGACGAGCGCGCTAGACGATGTGTTGAACACCCCTCTCTAA
- a CDS encoding FliM/FliN family flagellar motor switch protein: protein MNYDNNPPSSAFSLDDIHLDDLSPQVSDSTAKKDFAQHEADERKRQLFNRIPLTLTLEVASVNVSLAELLAIDNSSVIELNKMAGEPLDLKVNGVLFGKAEVVVVNDKYGLRIIEFTGQSLSDLTP from the coding sequence ATGAATTACGATAATAATCCCCCTTCGTCTGCTTTTTCGTTGGACGATATTCACTTGGACGATCTTAGCCCCCAAGTCTCAGACTCGACGGCGAAAAAGGATTTCGCACAACATGAAGCGGATGAACGTAAACGACAGCTTTTTAATCGAATTCCCTTAACCTTGACACTTGAGGTCGCCTCGGTGAACGTCTCCCTCGCCGAATTGTTAGCGATCGATAATAGCTCTGTTATTGAATTGAATAAGATGGCAGGTGAGCCGCTTGATTTAAAAGTAAATGGCGTACTTTTCGGTAAGGCCGAAGTTGTGGTCGTCAATGATAAGTATGGCTTACGTATTATCGAGTTCACTGGACAATCGCTAAGTGACCTGACGCCATGA
- a CDS encoding FliG C-terminal domain-containing protein, with translation MTDPATTSNVSLLTRQRNSVEQAAILLLSIGEDAASQVMQKLSREEVIVLSETMARLQGVKVSQAHQAFNHFFDDYRQQSGIHGGSRAYLQTILQKSLGQEIATSVMNHIYGDAIRYRMARLQWVDTSQLSALISQEHVQLQAIFLAFLPPDVAAEVLAMQPLALQDKILFKIARLDDINRDVIAELDRLIERGITTISEHGSRITGAKHAANIINRLPEQQNELLAQMKQQDAGLFKALEDQMYEFFILSRQSEETLQRLFDEVSLEEWAIALKGAEPVLRDALFSIMPKRQVGQLEQTSTRLGPMPISRIEQVRRDIMTTLRQLAEEGEITLQMYAERTVE, from the coding sequence ATGACCGATCCCGCGACAACGTCTAACGTTTCGTTGCTCACCCGGCAACGTAACAGTGTCGAACAAGCGGCAATTCTTCTGCTCAGTATTGGCGAAGATGCCGCGTCACAAGTGATGCAAAAATTATCTCGAGAAGAAGTGATTGTTCTCAGCGAGACCATGGCGAGATTACAAGGGGTTAAGGTTTCGCAAGCTCACCAAGCCTTTAATCATTTTTTCGATGATTATCGTCAACAGAGTGGCATCCATGGCGGATCGCGCGCGTATTTACAGACTATTTTACAAAAATCGCTCGGGCAGGAGATCGCGACTAGCGTGATGAATCATATCTACGGAGATGCGATTCGCTACCGCATGGCACGGTTGCAGTGGGTCGACACTTCGCAACTCTCGGCATTAATCAGCCAAGAGCATGTTCAATTGCAAGCCATCTTTCTCGCTTTTCTTCCGCCAGATGTCGCGGCTGAAGTCTTAGCGATGCAACCGCTGGCGCTACAAGATAAAATTTTATTCAAGATTGCGCGACTCGATGATATTAATCGTGACGTGATAGCTGAACTGGATCGTCTCATCGAACGTGGGATCACCACTATCTCCGAGCATGGCTCTCGTATCACAGGGGCAAAGCATGCGGCGAATATTATCAATCGTCTGCCGGAGCAGCAGAACGAGTTGCTGGCACAGATGAAACAGCAAGACGCTGGCCTATTTAAAGCACTTGAAGATCAAATGTACGAATTCTTCATTCTAAGCCGTCAAAGTGAAGAAACGCTACAGCGCCTTTTCGACGAGGTTTCACTCGAAGAGTGGGCTATTGCCTTAAAAGGTGCAGAACCTGTGTTGCGCGATGCATTGTTCAGCATCATGCCTAAGCGCCAGGTAGGACAATTAGAGCAAACCTCTACGCGTTTAGGCCCGATGCCAATCAGTCGTATCGAACAAGTACGGCGGGATATCATGACAACGCTCCGCCAGTTAGCGGAAGAGGGGGAGATTACCCTGCAAATGTACGCCGAGCGTACGGTCGAATAG
- the fliP gene encoding flagellar type III secretion system pore protein FliP (The bacterial flagellar biogenesis protein FliP forms a type III secretion system (T3SS)-type pore required for flagellar assembly.), with the protein MSLRAKAGYLLASMGLIASAPLFAAQPGLPLFSTQAANGAQQFSVNIEILVLMTLLGLLPIMVLMMTSFTRFIIVLAILRQALGLQQTPPNKVLTGIALCLTLLVMRPVWTTINQQAFQPYQAQQISLTDALQRASEPLKRFMLAQTSKPALAQIMSIAKASGKPEDQDLTIITPAYLLSELKTAFQIGFMIYLPFLVIDLIVSSILMAMGMMMLSPMVVSLPFKLLLFVLCDGWTLITGTLTHSIQGF; encoded by the coding sequence ATGAGTCTGAGGGCTAAAGCGGGTTATTTACTCGCGTCGATGGGGCTAATAGCTTCTGCCCCCCTGTTCGCTGCCCAACCGGGGTTACCGCTCTTCAGCACCCAAGCTGCGAATGGCGCACAGCAATTTAGCGTGAATATTGAAATTCTGGTGTTAATGACCCTACTCGGTTTGCTGCCGATTATGGTCTTAATGATGACCAGCTTTACTCGCTTTATTATCGTGTTAGCAATCTTGCGCCAAGCATTGGGTTTACAGCAAACGCCCCCGAATAAAGTGCTAACCGGTATCGCGCTATGCCTAACTTTGCTGGTGATGCGTCCCGTCTGGACCACCATCAACCAACAAGCCTTCCAGCCTTACCAAGCGCAACAAATTTCATTGACTGATGCACTGCAACGAGCCAGTGAGCCTTTGAAAAGATTTATGCTCGCGCAAACCAGTAAACCGGCGCTGGCACAGATAATGAGTATCGCTAAAGCGAGCGGTAAACCTGAAGATCAGGATCTCACGATCATTACTCCAGCGTATCTACTTAGTGAGTTGAAAACGGCTTTTCAGATTGGCTTTATGATCTATCTGCCTTTTCTGGTCATCGACCTCATTGTCTCCAGTATCCTGATGGCCATGGGAATGATGATGTTGTCGCCAATGGTCGTCTCTTTGCCTTTCAAACTATTACTGTTTGTTTTATGTGACGGCTGGACACTGATTACCGGTACCCTTACCCATAGTATTCAGGGATTTTAA
- the fliQ gene encoding flagellar biosynthesis protein FliQ, which yields MFTLDSISDQMGSAIQLVLLISAVIILPGLLVGLCVSIFQAATQINEQTLSFLPRLVVTLLVLIVAGKWILIKLIDFTELLFHQAGSLAG from the coding sequence ATGTTTACGCTGGATAGTATTAGCGATCAGATGGGAAGTGCTATTCAATTGGTATTACTCATTTCAGCTGTCATTATTTTGCCCGGTCTATTGGTCGGGCTATGTGTCAGTATTTTCCAAGCGGCAACGCAAATTAATGAACAAACGCTAAGCTTTCTACCTCGGTTAGTGGTGACACTGCTTGTCTTAATCGTCGCTGGGAAATGGATATTAATAAAATTAATCGATTTTACCGAGCTATTGTTCCATCAAGCGGGCTCGCTAGCTGGGTAG
- a CDS encoding flagellar biosynthetic protein FliR, whose translation MLDLTGFYSHLLTLLLPWVRILAFLQFSPLAESTLISRKIRLLLSVVLTALIGPLLPLPPSPALLSGTMLVLVVEQIGWGAIFGQLLQFAFSSLQTAGQIIAMNMGLSMAVQNDPVNGTSNTLVAQLFNLTAMLIFFAANGHLLLVTVLYKGFIYWPIGAALSWPSLQVIISSFGWIISAAVIIALPSTIIMLLIQGVFGLLNKVSPSLNLFSLGFPLATLAGILSIALLVPSLSEHYLSLTNQIIHQFDLLRGSNVSSQ comes from the coding sequence ATGCTGGACTTAACAGGCTTCTACAGTCACCTTCTTACCCTATTGTTACCTTGGGTACGCATACTCGCTTTCTTACAGTTCAGCCCCCTAGCGGAAAGCACTCTGATCTCGCGAAAAATTAGGCTGCTGCTTTCTGTGGTACTCACCGCACTTATCGGACCACTGCTTCCCCTGCCCCCTTCACCCGCTCTCCTCTCCGGTACTATGTTGGTATTAGTCGTGGAACAAATTGGCTGGGGGGCGATTTTCGGTCAGCTGCTTCAGTTCGCTTTCTCGTCGTTACAAACGGCAGGACAAATTATTGCGATGAATATGGGCTTATCCATGGCGGTTCAGAACGATCCGGTAAATGGAACGAGTAACACGCTGGTTGCACAGCTTTTCAACTTAACCGCGATGTTAATTTTCTTTGCGGCTAACGGGCACCTACTCCTCGTGACCGTGTTATATAAAGGCTTCATCTATTGGCCTATCGGTGCGGCATTAAGCTGGCCGAGCTTACAGGTGATTATCAGTAGCTTTGGCTGGATTATCTCCGCAGCCGTTATTATCGCGCTCCCGTCGACGATTATTATGTTACTGATCCAAGGCGTTTTTGGATTACTGAATAAGGTTTCACCTAGTCTTAATTTATTCTCACTCGGCTTTCCCCTCGCGACCTTGGCCGGTATCCTAAGTATTGCGCTGCTGGTCCCATCCTTATCTGAGCATTATTTATCGTTAACTAATCAGATTATTCACCAGTTTGATCTATTGCGAGGTAGCAATGTCTCAAGCCAGTGA
- a CDS encoding FliM/FliN family flagellar motor switch protein, whose product MVCAKDTLKKLNIDKDDNVLSLAVSQLGKPWHKLAEHINKNYDNFDVSLSRYFLNKFRINTSLANIIFSIEENKKCHQLYSCAAGKIAFEIDRPLLLRLLNDFYGVTDNTELNETPEITQTELRLQERLGDEISRIFLTPEVVGLPLTLQSQPNQQHSHWAWSLSFQLRGYPQGVITLHFDHSLIDQILSGLLQETEPTPHTSLTKDQLERQLRRVPFSLTAQLASVEMTLEQLLALKVEDVLPVFLNESVPIVLGDETLFQAKVSEHQGQLVLSDFIDHYTR is encoded by the coding sequence ATGGTTTGCGCTAAAGATACACTGAAAAAACTAAACATTGATAAGGATGACAATGTGCTGTCCCTCGCGGTCAGTCAGCTAGGTAAGCCTTGGCACAAGCTCGCAGAACACATTAATAAAAATTATGACAATTTCGATGTTAGTTTGAGCCGCTATTTTTTAAATAAATTTAGAATAAATACTTCGCTAGCTAATATTATTTTTTCTATCGAAGAAAATAAAAAATGCCATCAACTCTATTCCTGTGCTGCTGGAAAAATAGCCTTCGAAATAGATCGGCCTTTATTATTAAGATTATTAAATGACTTTTATGGCGTCACTGATAACACTGAATTGAACGAGACGCCTGAAATCACTCAGACTGAGTTACGGTTACAAGAGCGGCTTGGGGATGAGATCAGTCGAATCTTTTTAACGCCGGAGGTAGTTGGGTTACCGCTCACCTTACAGTCACAGCCAAATCAGCAACATAGTCATTGGGCTTGGTCTCTCTCTTTTCAGCTGCGCGGCTACCCGCAAGGGGTTATCACTTTACACTTTGATCATTCATTAATTGACCAAATTTTGAGTGGCTTACTTCAAGAAACGGAACCAACACCTCACACATCGTTAACCAAAGATCAGTTAGAACGGCAACTGAGGCGGGTTCCCTTTAGCTTAACAGCCCAGTTAGCCAGCGTTGAGATGACGTTAGAACAGCTGTTGGCGTTAAAGGTTGAGGATGTATTGCCTGTTTTTCTTAATGAGTCTGTGCCCATTGTATTAGGTGATGAAACCCTGTTTCAGGCAAAAGTCTCTGAGCATCAAGGTCAGCTCGTATTGTCAGATTTTATTGATCATTACACCAGGTAA
- a CDS encoding sigma-54 interaction domain-containing protein yields MSTYSSGINTADADLISCAAKSLDTLRLAEKIAKVSVPVLIYGESGTGKECIARHIHRQQFGTMGSAPYIGVNCAAIPESLLEATLFGYEKGAFTGAVQSMPGKFEQANGGTLLLDEIGDMPLSLQVKLLRVLQEQEVERLGSTRRIKLNVRIIAATHQDIPLAVKEGRFRQDLFYRLAVLPITIAPLRERPEDILPLVSHFMQKYRAFTSSDITLSTSVKQALVSYDWPGNVRELENKVQRGLILCQGENLTVDDLGLPAIHCATQKISHSEVDSIPAIRDLGKQVEQQYVLDVLKQFNGNKTLTAEKLGITPRALRYRLSSMRQAGLCR; encoded by the coding sequence ATGAGTACTTATTCTTCTGGGATAAATACTGCTGATGCTGATCTAATTTCATGCGCTGCAAAGAGCCTCGACACCTTACGCCTAGCTGAAAAAATAGCCAAGGTGAGTGTGCCTGTTCTGATTTACGGTGAATCAGGGACAGGCAAAGAGTGCATTGCTCGTCATATCCATCGACAACAATTTGGCACTATGGGCTCCGCTCCCTACATCGGCGTCAATTGTGCGGCAATCCCCGAAAGTTTGTTAGAGGCTACGCTCTTTGGTTATGAGAAGGGTGCTTTTACCGGGGCTGTTCAATCTATGCCGGGTAAATTTGAGCAAGCGAACGGTGGCACCTTACTCCTTGATGAAATTGGCGATATGCCATTATCACTGCAAGTTAAGTTACTGAGAGTGTTACAGGAGCAAGAGGTTGAGCGACTGGGCAGCACGCGCCGAATAAAGCTTAACGTCAGGATTATTGCCGCGACACATCAAGATATTCCGCTAGCCGTGAAAGAGGGGCGGTTTCGACAAGATCTTTTTTATCGTTTAGCCGTATTACCCATCACTATCGCCCCATTACGTGAGCGGCCAGAAGATATTCTGCCGCTAGTCAGCCATTTTATGCAGAAGTACCGGGCTTTCACCTCATCAGATATCACGCTTTCTACCTCCGTTAAGCAGGCCTTAGTCAGCTATGACTGGCCTGGCAATGTTCGGGAACTCGAAAATAAGGTGCAGCGTGGCTTAATCCTTTGCCAAGGTGAAAATTTAACCGTTGACGATCTTGGATTACCTGCAATTCATTGTGCGACACAAAAGATATCGCATAGTGAAGTTGACAGTATCCCGGCTATCAGGGATTTAGGGAAACAGGTAGAGCAACAATACGTGTTAGATGTCCTTAAACAGTTTAACGGCAATAAAACGTTAACGGCTGAAAAGCTTGGTATCACGCCGCGAGCGTTACGCTACCGCCTGAGTTCGATGCGCCAAGCTGGCTTATGTCGTTAA
- a CDS encoding flagellar biosynthesis protein FlhA: MNKFQLTPWVNSVKKFPLGLPILLLSVLSMVILPLNPLVLDCLFTFNIVLAILILLVSVNAQRPLDFSIFPTLLLITTLLRLSLNVASTRVVLLHGHEGEGAAGKVIEAFGQVVIGGDFVVGLVVFIILMIVNFVVITKGAERISEVSARFTLDAMPGKQMAIDAELNAGAITQTQARERRAEVTREADFYGSMDGASKFVRGDAIAGMLILVINMVGGISIGMVKYHLDASQAFQQYVLLTIGDGLVAQLPSLLLSTAAAIIVTRVSDGQDIRHEVREQLLAQPAVLYTVAGIMFVMALVPGMPHIAFLSFTLLLAFTAWRQSKRITAAKVMPSTEITPHLDVQTPPLEWESLTQTEALGLNLGYKLVTLIDPAQGSLLSQRITGVRQILSENSGMLLPEIQVRENFRLKPTQYSIMVQGIQAAMGEVHADKLMALASNEIYGELDGILGTDPAYGMSAIWIEPSQKSQALRFGYQVVDCASVIATHVNKVAKLHLPDLFQYDDITQLHKRLAAQAPRLSEDLQQALTYAQQLRIYRALLLDGVSLKDIVTIATALLMGHQVTKDPLLLAADVRYALRRQIVQGINKNRSQFAVFTLSDELENLLLRAQQAAGNKELDNVPLDPHLLSQLQTNMPLITQQMKAENLPPVLIVPPTLRPLLARYARSFSSELYVLSYNEVPEDREVTIRGHLT; the protein is encoded by the coding sequence GTGAATAAATTTCAACTCACACCATGGGTTAACTCTGTCAAAAAATTCCCATTAGGGCTGCCGATTCTGCTCTTATCGGTATTGTCCATGGTGATTTTACCGTTAAACCCTTTGGTCCTCGATTGCCTATTCACTTTCAATATCGTATTGGCCATCCTCATATTGCTCGTTTCGGTCAATGCCCAACGTCCGCTCGATTTTAGTATCTTCCCAACCTTACTGCTGATCACTACTTTGCTACGGCTCTCATTGAATGTCGCCTCAACTCGGGTGGTACTGCTTCATGGGCATGAGGGCGAAGGCGCAGCAGGGAAAGTCATTGAAGCTTTTGGCCAAGTCGTGATCGGCGGCGATTTTGTTGTAGGGTTAGTGGTTTTCATCATACTGATGATTGTCAATTTCGTGGTCATTACCAAGGGGGCGGAACGGATTTCTGAAGTCTCTGCTCGGTTTACCCTCGATGCGATGCCCGGTAAACAGATGGCCATCGATGCCGAATTAAATGCTGGCGCCATTACTCAAACACAAGCTCGTGAGAGACGAGCGGAAGTGACCCGAGAGGCCGACTTTTACGGTTCGATGGACGGTGCGTCGAAGTTTGTTCGAGGTGACGCTATCGCCGGAATGCTGATTCTGGTGATTAACATGGTCGGCGGGATAAGCATTGGTATGGTGAAATATCATCTCGATGCCAGCCAAGCCTTCCAGCAGTACGTTTTATTAACTATTGGTGATGGACTCGTTGCTCAACTTCCTTCCTTACTGCTCTCCACGGCTGCGGCAATTATCGTTACCCGTGTCAGCGACGGGCAAGATATCCGCCATGAGGTCCGCGAGCAGTTACTGGCCCAACCGGCCGTTCTTTATACGGTAGCGGGCATTATGTTTGTTATGGCTCTTGTGCCAGGCATGCCGCATATCGCATTTCTCAGCTTCACCCTTTTATTAGCTTTTACCGCATGGCGTCAGTCTAAGCGTATTACGGCAGCGAAAGTCATGCCAAGTACCGAGATTACCCCTCATCTTGACGTACAAACTCCGCCGTTAGAGTGGGAGAGTCTCACCCAGACAGAAGCCCTCGGTCTAAACCTAGGGTATAAGTTGGTGACACTTATTGATCCAGCCCAAGGCAGCTTACTCTCTCAACGTATCACCGGTGTTCGGCAAATCCTGTCAGAAAATAGCGGTATGCTACTGCCTGAAATCCAAGTCAGAGAAAATTTCCGCCTAAAACCGACCCAATACAGCATCATGGTTCAGGGGATCCAAGCCGCTATGGGGGAGGTCCACGCCGATAAATTAATGGCGTTAGCGAGTAATGAGATTTATGGTGAGCTCGACGGGATTCTGGGAACAGATCCGGCCTATGGAATGTCTGCGATCTGGATAGAGCCGAGCCAAAAAAGCCAAGCCTTACGTTTTGGCTATCAAGTCGTTGACTGTGCCAGTGTCATTGCAACCCATGTCAATAAAGTGGCCAAACTCCATCTGCCAGATCTTTTTCAATACGACGATATCACTCAACTTCACAAACGCCTCGCGGCTCAAGCACCACGATTGAGCGAGGATCTCCAACAGGCTCTGACCTATGCACAACAATTACGTATTTACCGTGCCTTACTGCTTGATGGCGTGAGTTTAAAAGACATTGTGACCATCGCCACGGCACTATTGATGGGCCATCAGGTCACTAAAGATCCGTTATTACTTGCCGCCGACGTACGTTATGCGTTACGTCGACAAATTGTGCAGGGTATTAATAAAAATCGCTCTCAATTCGCGGTATTTACCTTGAGCGATGAACTCGAGAACTTACTGTTAAGAGCCCAGCAAGCAGCAGGGAATAAAGAGTTGGATAATGTTCCTCTCGATCCCCACTTGTTATCACAACTGCAGACCAATATGCCGTTGATCACCCAACAAATGAAGGCCGAGAATTTACCGCCTGTATTGATCGTCCCTCCGACGTTACGCCCTCTACTTGCCCGCTATGCGCGTTCCTTCTCCAGCGAACTGTATGTTCTTTCCTATAATGAAGTGCCTGAAGACCGAGAAGTTACGATACGCGGGCACTTAACCTAA
- the flhB gene encoding flagellar biosynthesis protein FlhB: MSQASDKTEKATPGKLKKAREKGDTSRAKELSSAASLAVAFATLLLLAPWYWHLVAELFQRLPQYRIGANSNDDLFALVASALHCVLLIVLSFCMVPVAGSLVTLFSGGWIFSLSKLLPDWKRLNPLTGIARLFAMDNLIELSKVMVKSILILVMLVSVLRHALPEIMLLSRLSWPSGLAIGLSLAAKLFAYFVVLMVVFALVEWPLSRYQFQRKMRMSRQEVKDEFKNTEGNPQIKGRLRQLQRQIAQGQLRQSVPQANVIITNPTHYAVALKYDPQAAAAPYVVAKGIDDLALFIRQLGQEHAIEVVEFPPLARAVYASTRVNQQIPHQLYQAIAHVLTYVMQLRRWREDQSLQKPRINKTLVLPDEGQFSE; the protein is encoded by the coding sequence ATGTCTCAAGCCAGTGATAAAACGGAAAAAGCGACCCCCGGTAAACTTAAAAAGGCTCGCGAAAAAGGGGATACCAGTCGTGCGAAAGAGCTATCCTCTGCGGCATCGTTGGCTGTTGCCTTCGCCACCTTACTACTGCTTGCCCCTTGGTATTGGCACTTGGTTGCGGAGTTATTTCAACGTCTCCCTCAGTACCGGATCGGCGCCAATTCAAACGATGACTTATTTGCTCTGGTGGCAAGTGCGCTGCATTGTGTACTACTCATCGTGCTCAGCTTTTGTATGGTGCCTGTAGCCGGAAGCTTAGTCACTCTTTTTAGTGGTGGCTGGATCTTTAGCCTGTCTAAACTCTTACCCGATTGGAAGCGGCTCAATCCATTGACAGGTATCGCCCGCCTCTTTGCCATGGATAACCTCATTGAGTTGAGCAAGGTGATGGTGAAAAGCATACTTATTTTAGTGATGCTGGTAAGCGTACTACGTCATGCCTTACCGGAGATCATGTTACTCTCTCGCCTGAGCTGGCCGAGTGGACTTGCGATTGGCTTGTCACTCGCGGCAAAACTTTTCGCGTACTTCGTCGTATTAATGGTTGTCTTTGCCTTAGTGGAATGGCCGCTAAGCCGCTATCAATTCCAGCGTAAAATGCGTATGAGCCGTCAAGAAGTGAAAGACGAGTTTAAAAATACCGAGGGGAATCCGCAGATTAAAGGCCGTTTGCGTCAACTTCAGCGACAGATAGCTCAAGGTCAACTGCGTCAAAGCGTTCCACAAGCCAATGTGATCATTACCAATCCCACCCATTACGCCGTGGCATTGAAATATGATCCTCAAGCCGCCGCAGCGCCCTATGTGGTCGCGAAAGGGATTGACGATCTGGCGCTGTTTATCCGTCAACTGGGCCAAGAGCATGCGATTGAGGTCGTGGAATTCCCCCCCTTAGCCCGTGCGGTGTATGCCTCGACTCGAGTCAATCAACAGATCCCCCACCAGCTCTATCAGGCCATCGCACATGTATTAACTTATGTCATGCAGCTACGCCGGTGGCGGGAAGATCAATCGTTACAGAAACCACGTATTAATAAAACGTTAGTATTGCCAGACGAAGGACAATTTAGTGAATAA
- the fliF gene encoding flagellar basal-body MS-ring/collar protein FliF — MFDSLTAWFAKRNGSLELVKKPWVLAVAGGIVSLIIVAILWRGQVDYVPLYGAHQRVPNDAVASALAAEQIEFRINPENGQVLVADKLLPRARMVLAGKNIQPIVAPGFEIMDKDEVLGASQYIQNIRYQRGLEGELARSIMSLQGVEDARVHLGIQADNGFVLSTQPASSASVLVTLAPGVRLATQQVRAISQLVAGSVPGLTASNIHIVDQTGALLNDSTQETTSVSSDVLQSISQPITQNLTQILDSAVGQKNYRVTVMPEIDFRRTEETQETYQGDPKVLEEQVNNDSSDQAPASGIPGTLSNRPATETSNSAEPQKSQRSVSQTQRKYAYDHQIKHINYPVQQLARLQIAVALNNGTDTVAKMSETQLAQLKSLLENAAGVDAKRGDTLTLDKLAFVIPAPLSVPILSWWQQPDIQFWAIWAGVGVIVILMMLFILRPVMNTLIRRRTGELAKDNSVNAEQDVVQGSATHQFESEADLPPRASGIEDKVSYLQQLAANETDRVAEVIKQWINSNDRSRDNV; from the coding sequence ATGTTTGATTCACTCACTGCTTGGTTCGCTAAGCGTAATGGTTCACTAGAGTTAGTAAAAAAGCCCTGGGTCTTGGCAGTCGCAGGGGGAATTGTCTCCCTCATTATCGTTGCCATATTGTGGCGCGGGCAGGTGGATTATGTTCCGTTGTACGGTGCTCATCAGCGAGTCCCTAATGATGCCGTCGCGAGTGCATTAGCGGCAGAGCAGATCGAGTTTCGAATAAATCCAGAAAATGGACAAGTGTTGGTTGCCGACAAGCTATTACCCCGCGCGCGGATGGTCTTGGCAGGCAAGAATATTCAGCCAATTGTTGCCCCAGGCTTTGAGATAATGGATAAAGATGAAGTATTAGGCGCCAGTCAATACATTCAAAATATCCGCTATCAACGTGGTTTAGAAGGCGAACTGGCACGGAGTATCATGTCACTACAGGGTGTTGAAGACGCGCGCGTACATCTCGGTATTCAAGCTGATAACGGGTTTGTCCTGTCGACTCAACCGGCAAGCAGCGCATCGGTGTTGGTGACCTTGGCGCCGGGAGTTCGCTTAGCGACTCAACAAGTGAGGGCGATTAGTCAGCTTGTGGCCGGAAGTGTGCCAGGATTAACGGCAAGTAATATTCATATTGTCGACCAAACGGGGGCACTACTCAATGATTCGACTCAAGAAACGACCAGTGTCTCATCGGACGTGCTCCAAAGTATTAGCCAACCCATTACTCAGAATTTGACGCAAATTCTGGATTCTGCTGTCGGGCAAAAGAATTACCGTGTCACGGTGATGCCAGAGATTGATTTTCGTCGAACTGAAGAAACCCAAGAGACCTACCAGGGTGATCCGAAAGTACTCGAAGAGCAGGTCAATAATGATAGTAGTGATCAAGCTCCCGCTTCCGGTATTCCAGGGACCCTGAGTAACCGTCCAGCGACTGAGACATCGAACAGCGCAGAGCCGCAGAAATCTCAGCGATCCGTTAGCCAAACGCAACGTAAATATGCCTATGACCATCAGATCAAACATATTAACTATCCCGTGCAACAGTTAGCGCGTCTACAGATTGCGGTAGCATTAAATAATGGCACCGACACCGTTGCGAAAATGTCGGAAACCCAACTCGCCCAACTCAAAAGTTTGTTAGAAAATGCAGCAGGCGTGGACGCAAAGCGGGGCGATACCTTAACGCTCGATAAGCTAGCCTTTGTTATACCTGCTCCTCTCTCCGTGCCGATTCTCAGCTGGTGGCAACAGCCGGATATTCAGTTCTGGGCGATATGGGCCGGTGTTGGCGTGATCGTTATTTTGATGATGCTATTCATTTTGCGTCCTGTCATGAATACGCTGATTCGCCGCCGTACAGGGGAGTTGGCCAAGGATAACTCCGTTAATGCCGAGCAAGATGTGGTGCAAGGCAGCGCAACACATCAATTTGAAAGTGAAGCCGATCTGCCACCACGAGCCTCGGGTATTGAAGATAAAGTCAGTTATTTACAACAGCTCGCGGCGAATGAAACTGACCGCGTCGCTGAAGTGATCAAACAGTGGATAAACAGTAATGACCGATCCCGCGACAACGTCTAA